A single genomic interval of Zobellia nedashkovskayae harbors:
- a CDS encoding vanadium-dependent haloperoxidase — MKRIIVLTLMMGLLSCGASYAQEKQEEPRGIDNVAYKWGKMALDATASDTEQFKPRPTITSRYLGLIFISIFDAWSVYDETAIPVYLKGVDRKPASEQNLKNKEIAISYAAFGAMKEYYYSDTEMFRKFMTDLGLDPDNASTDPNTPEGVGNLAAMATIEARKNDGSNQYGEVEGSNGEAYFDYTNYSPVNSADENTDINRWQPKYFSDGKGGQYAPGCLTPYWQKVAPITLTAADQFRPGPPPLVGSEQLKKEVQEVVDLQANLSGEEIALVEFMRDGPQSVQQAGHWLKFAQDVSRRDNHTLDEDVKMYFLTEITAMDAFIASWDSKMFYDYARPYALVHEYYKDKTIKAWGGPGKGIIKMKGQEWRPYSPDIFLCPPFPSYTSGHSTISGACAEALRLFTGEEYFGESIELIPGSLTEFDTIHFGKPVTINFPTFTETANMAGMSRVMGGYHIQADNIAGLQLGRDVASQAWQFYNDHLGK, encoded by the coding sequence ATGAAACGTATTATAGTACTAACCCTTATGATGGGGTTATTATCTTGCGGCGCATCCTATGCCCAGGAAAAACAAGAAGAACCAAGAGGAATTGACAATGTTGCCTACAAGTGGGGAAAAATGGCGTTGGATGCCACAGCATCGGACACCGAGCAATTTAAGCCTAGACCCACAATAACCTCACGTTACCTTGGCCTAATTTTTATTTCAATTTTTGATGCATGGTCTGTTTATGATGAGACTGCTATACCAGTTTATTTAAAAGGTGTAGACCGTAAGCCTGCCAGTGAACAGAATCTTAAAAACAAAGAAATTGCCATCAGCTATGCTGCTTTTGGTGCGATGAAGGAATACTACTATTCCGATACTGAAATGTTCAGAAAATTTATGACGGACTTAGGTCTGGACCCGGACAATGCATCAACAGACCCGAATACGCCAGAAGGTGTGGGCAACCTAGCTGCTATGGCTACCATAGAAGCTAGAAAAAACGATGGCAGCAATCAATATGGTGAGGTTGAAGGTTCTAATGGAGAAGCTTATTTTGATTATACCAACTACAGTCCGGTAAACTCCGCAGATGAAAATACGGACATCAACAGGTGGCAACCAAAATATTTTTCTGATGGTAAAGGTGGCCAATATGCTCCCGGTTGTCTTACCCCTTACTGGCAAAAAGTAGCACCTATTACATTAACCGCGGCAGACCAATTTAGACCAGGGCCACCACCGTTGGTAGGTTCAGAGCAATTAAAAAAAGAAGTTCAAGAGGTAGTTGATTTGCAGGCTAACCTTTCCGGTGAAGAAATAGCTTTGGTAGAATTCATGCGAGACGGACCACAATCTGTACAGCAAGCTGGCCACTGGTTAAAGTTCGCACAAGACGTTTCACGTAGAGACAACCATACGTTAGATGAAGATGTAAAAATGTATTTCTTAACGGAAATAACTGCCATGGATGCTTTTATTGCTTCATGGGATTCTAAGATGTTCTATGATTACGCACGTCCTTATGCGCTGGTTCACGAATACTACAAAGACAAAACTATAAAGGCCTGGGGCGGACCTGGAAAAGGTATTATTAAAATGAAAGGCCAAGAATGGCGTCCTTACTCCCCAGATATTTTTCTATGCCCTCCATTCCCAAGTTACACTTCTGGACACAGCACCATTAGCGGGGCTTGTGCAGAGGCGCTGCGCCTTTTTACAGGTGAGGAGTACTTTGGCGAATCCATAGAACTTATACCAGGTTCACTTACAGAGTTTGATACCATTCATTTTGGAAAACCGGTAACTATAAACTTTCCTACTTTTACTGAAACCGCAAATATGGCGGGTATGTCTAGGGTAATGGGCGGTTACCACATACAAGCCGATAATATAGCAGGTCTGCAATTAGGTAGAGATGTGGCTTCCCAAGCTTGGCAATTTTACAACGACCATTTAGGAAAATAG
- a CDS encoding group III truncated hemoglobin translates to MGKKEIETRDDVQLLVETFYGKIREDKILGPIFNGIITDWEVHLKLLTDFWETQLFLKRKYQGNPVTAHQEVEDKTNGTITSEHFGLWLNHWFATIDELFEGDKAWITKNRAQKMSTMLFMQMFQHRSRTS, encoded by the coding sequence ATGGGAAAAAAAGAAATTGAAACTCGAGATGACGTACAGCTACTTGTTGAAACTTTCTATGGAAAAATAAGAGAGGATAAAATTCTTGGTCCTATTTTTAATGGAATTATTACCGACTGGGAAGTACATCTTAAATTATTAACCGATTTTTGGGAGACCCAACTTTTTCTGAAACGAAAATATCAAGGCAACCCAGTAACGGCCCATCAAGAAGTAGAAGACAAAACCAACGGAACAATAACCTCCGAGCATTTTGGTCTTTGGCTTAATCATTGGTTTGCAACCATAGACGAACTTTTTGAAGGTGATAAAGCTTGGATTACCAAAAACAGGGCACAAAAAATGAGTACGATGCTATTTATGCAGATGTTTCAACATAGAAGTAGAACTTCATAA
- a CDS encoding RrF2 family transcriptional regulator gives MFSKACEYGIRASTYIALKSLEGTRVSLKEIAEKIDSPVAFTAKVLQQLSKNHIVESVKGASGGFQISKVNMNEIKLAQIVFAIDGNNVYEGCGLGLKKCNANEPCPVHDKFVQIRSDLKTMLENTSLYDMTIGLEEGLTALRR, from the coding sequence ATGTTTTCAAAAGCATGTGAATACGGAATAAGAGCATCAACCTACATAGCATTAAAATCGCTTGAAGGTACTCGGGTGAGTTTAAAAGAAATTGCTGAGAAGATAGATTCTCCCGTTGCTTTTACCGCTAAAGTTTTGCAACAGTTATCTAAAAATCATATTGTAGAATCCGTAAAAGGTGCCTCTGGCGGCTTTCAGATTTCAAAAGTTAACATGAATGAGATAAAGCTTGCCCAAATAGTATTTGCCATAGACGGCAACAACGTCTATGAGGGTTGTGGACTTGGTTTAAAAAAATGTAATGCTAATGAACCCTGCCCTGTTCACGATAAATTTGTCCAAATACGGAGCGATTTGAAAACCATGTTAGAAAATACTAGTCTTTATGATATGACCATTGGTTTAGAAGAAGGGCTTACAGCTTTAAGAAGGTAA
- the ric gene encoding iron-sulfur cluster repair di-iron protein — MTQTVGEIVAKDYRTAQVFKNHKIDFCCRGNRSLEEVALKNNLNVDVLSAELKAVTEQNSEDNIDFKSWPLDLLVDYIEKKHHRYVEKQSTVLKQYLDKLCRVHGEKHPELFEIKELFNASAGELASHMKKEELILFPFVRKMVEAKQSGQDLSIPGFGSVANPISTMMDEHDNEGVRFRTIAKLSNDYTPPADACSTYKVTYALLQEFEDDLHRHIHLENNILFTKASALEKEFTAVAKSMIS; from the coding sequence ATGACACAAACAGTAGGCGAAATTGTAGCTAAAGATTACCGAACCGCACAAGTTTTTAAAAACCATAAAATTGACTTTTGTTGCCGAGGAAACCGATCACTTGAAGAGGTTGCTCTTAAGAATAATTTAAATGTTGATGTACTTTCTGCAGAACTAAAAGCAGTAACAGAACAAAATAGTGAAGATAACATTGATTTTAAATCTTGGCCATTGGACTTGCTTGTTGATTACATTGAAAAAAAACACCATAGATACGTTGAAAAGCAAAGTACGGTATTGAAACAATACCTTGATAAACTATGCCGTGTACATGGTGAAAAACATCCTGAACTTTTTGAAATCAAAGAACTTTTTAATGCATCTGCCGGCGAACTGGCCTCGCACATGAAAAAAGAAGAATTGATACTCTTCCCTTTTGTTAGAAAGATGGTTGAAGCAAAACAATCAGGACAGGATTTGAGTATTCCTGGTTTTGGCTCTGTAGCAAACCCAATTAGTACTATGATGGATGAGCATGATAACGAAGGGGTTCGTTTTAGAACCATTGCAAAACTGAGCAATGATTATACACCACCTGCTGACGCCTGTTCTACTTACAAGGTTACGTACGCGTTATTACAAGAATTTGAAGACGACTTGCACCGTCATATTCACTTAGAGAACAATATTCTCTTTACCAAGGCCAGTGCGTTAGAAAAAGAATTCACCGCAGTGGCAAAGAGCATGATTTCGTAG
- a CDS encoding 2Fe-2S iron-sulfur cluster-binding family protein: MENLSLTYIDEYGEKCHANFVTNQYHSLMELLFDKYMQDWGDCQGRAWCATCHIKIHSECSLDKMDITERNTLSTILNADKTSRLACQIPLNSNLNGVVFSILKDDAV, encoded by the coding sequence GTGGAGAACCTAAGCCTTACTTACATTGACGAGTATGGCGAAAAATGCCATGCTAACTTTGTGACGAATCAATACCATAGCCTTATGGAGCTACTGTTCGATAAGTACATGCAAGATTGGGGCGATTGTCAAGGCAGAGCCTGGTGCGCGACCTGCCATATAAAAATCCATAGCGAATGTAGTTTGGATAAAATGGATATAACAGAAAGGAATACGCTTTCTACTATTCTTAATGCTGATAAAACAAGCCGTTTGGCTTGTCAAATTCCCCTAAATTCAAATTTAAACGGTGTTGTTTTTAGTATACTAAAAGACGATGCCGTTTAA
- a CDS encoding ABC transporter permease → MLKILKYSFYDLIRSRWSYVYFLFYLLLGFVLLFLNNDVSKAIITLMNVIIILVPLISTIFGIMYFYNSKEFTELLLAQPIKRSSIFLGQYLGVAGSLTLSLVLGLGIPFVLYGLLKSDAIFDFSLLLVTGAFLTLIFTVLAFNIALSNENKIKGFGYAVLLWLFMAVIYDGLFLMSLIIFKEYPLDAFSLSATMFNPIDLSRTLILLKLDISALLGYTGAVFKKFFGTDQGLFVSMLMLILWTVLPIWRLVYVSKKKDF, encoded by the coding sequence ATGCTTAAGATACTAAAATATAGTTTTTACGACCTAATCCGTAGCCGCTGGAGCTACGTATACTTTCTATTTTACCTCTTGTTAGGTTTTGTATTATTGTTTTTGAACAATGATGTTTCAAAGGCCATTATAACTCTCATGAATGTTATAATTATTCTAGTACCCTTGATCAGTACTATTTTTGGAATAATGTATTTCTACAACTCAAAAGAGTTTACGGAACTTTTATTGGCGCAACCTATTAAACGTTCTTCAATATTCTTAGGTCAATATTTGGGTGTAGCGGGTTCTTTAACCTTGAGTCTAGTGTTAGGTCTTGGTATTCCTTTTGTACTCTATGGTCTACTTAAAAGTGATGCTATTTTTGACTTTTCATTACTCTTGGTTACAGGTGCTTTTCTAACATTAATCTTTACCGTACTGGCTTTTAATATTGCGCTGTCCAATGAAAACAAGATTAAAGGTTTTGGGTATGCAGTATTGTTGTGGTTGTTTATGGCGGTTATTTATGATGGATTGTTTCTGATGTCTCTAATTATTTTTAAGGAGTATCCTTTAGATGCTTTTTCCCTTAGCGCTACCATGTTTAATCCTATAGATTTGTCACGGACCTTAATTCTTTTAAAGTTGGATATTTCTGCTCTTTTGGGTTATACTGGTGCTGTATTCAAAAAGTTCTTTGGAACGGACCAAGGTCTATTTGTTTCTATGCTGATGCTTATTTTATGGACTGTTCTACCTATTTGGCGATTGGTATACGTATCCAAGAAAAAAGATTTTTAA
- a CDS encoding ABC transporter ATP-binding protein: MIQIEGLQKKFGKNEVLSGLNLTIEKGGVFAILGPNGSGKTTLIKSILGMVVPDKGSISVMGEPIKKNWKYRKEIDYLPQIANFPGNLKVYELIRMIKDLRQSPSDEERLIELFKLEPFLDKKLSTLSGGTKQKVNIVLAFMFDSPLLILDEPTTGLDPASLIHLKNLIREQRDLKKTVLITSHIMQFVAEISDVIVYLLEGNIYFKGSIEELKTKTGQTDLEHAIAAIATAPTHA; encoded by the coding sequence ATGATTCAAATAGAAGGCTTGCAAAAGAAATTCGGAAAGAACGAAGTACTCTCGGGCTTGAACCTAACCATAGAGAAAGGTGGTGTTTTTGCCATCTTAGGACCTAATGGTTCTGGAAAAACTACCTTGATCAAGAGTATTTTGGGTATGGTTGTGCCGGATAAGGGAAGTATTTCTGTGATGGGAGAACCCATTAAAAAGAATTGGAAGTACCGTAAAGAAATAGACTACCTACCTCAGATAGCTAACTTTCCCGGAAACTTAAAGGTTTACGAGCTTATACGGATGATAAAGGACCTTAGGCAAAGCCCTAGTGACGAAGAAAGATTGATTGAGCTTTTTAAACTAGAACCTTTTTTAGATAAGAAACTTTCTACCCTTTCAGGAGGTACCAAACAAAAGGTGAACATCGTTTTGGCCTTCATGTTCGATAGTCCACTACTAATTTTAGATGAACCTACAACAGGTCTTGATCCAGCATCTTTAATTCATTTAAAAAATCTTATACGGGAACAAAGAGACCTAAAAAAAACGGTGTTGATCACATCTCACATAATGCAGTTCGTTGCCGAAATTTCTGATGTAATCGTTTATTTGCTAGAAGGTAACATTTACTTTAAGGGCAGTATAGAAGAACTGAAAACCAAGACAGGACAAACGGATTTAGAACACGCCATTGCGGCCATAGCAACAGCACCCACTCATGCTTAA
- a CDS encoding nitrous oxide reductase family maturation protein NosD, with protein sequence MRYQSLLNFTFLLFVTAHLWAKPIVVCESCEVKSISEGIERAIDFDTLIVKKGTYKEYNILVDKPLTLIGEGYPIIDGEKKGEIIRVVSDDVTIDGFFIINVGTSYTTDYAAIRVVKSENFLIQNVVLEKLFFGIYLEKSNYGKVYHNKIIGDAKDEYNSGNGIQLWYSHHVEVSNNIVQGARDGIYLEFSDNIIIDNNKSTGNLRYGLHFMFSDDDVYSNNLFENNGAGVAVMFSKGIIMKGNTFRKNWGTASFGVLLKEINDAEISNNTFEENTIGIHIEGSNRINYKGNNFINNGWGIKVLGACYANSFTGNNFLYNSFDISYDSKLNDNVFDGNYWSDYTGYDLDKNGIGDVPYRPVKLFSYIVNKTPEAIVLLRSLFMDIIDFSEKVSPVFTPDNLLDINPLMTKVQ encoded by the coding sequence ATGCGATACCAAAGCTTATTAAATTTTACTTTTTTACTTTTTGTTACAGCGCATCTATGGGCAAAACCTATTGTTGTCTGTGAGAGTTGCGAAGTAAAATCTATTTCTGAGGGAATTGAAAGGGCTATAGATTTTGATACACTTATAGTAAAAAAAGGCACCTATAAGGAATACAATATTCTTGTTGATAAACCACTAACCTTAATTGGAGAAGGTTACCCAATAATAGATGGAGAAAAGAAAGGTGAAATCATACGAGTTGTATCCGATGATGTAACGATAGATGGCTTTTTTATCATAAATGTGGGTACTAGCTATACCACAGATTATGCTGCAATCCGAGTAGTAAAAAGCGAAAATTTTCTAATTCAGAATGTAGTCTTGGAAAAATTGTTTTTCGGTATTTATCTGGAAAAATCAAACTACGGAAAAGTATATCATAATAAAATTATAGGTGATGCCAAAGACGAGTATAATTCCGGAAATGGAATTCAACTTTGGTATTCTCACCATGTTGAGGTAAGCAATAATATTGTTCAAGGAGCTAGAGATGGTATTTACTTGGAGTTCTCGGATAACATTATAATAGACAATAACAAAAGCACGGGTAATTTAAGATACGGTCTCCATTTTATGTTTTCTGATGATGATGTTTACTCAAACAACCTTTTTGAGAATAACGGCGCCGGAGTTGCAGTTATGTTTTCTAAAGGGATTATAATGAAGGGGAATACTTTTAGGAAAAATTGGGGTACAGCTTCATTTGGTGTTTTGTTAAAAGAGATTAATGATGCTGAAATAAGTAATAATACGTTTGAGGAAAATACCATTGGTATTCATATAGAAGGTTCTAACCGAATTAATTATAAAGGGAACAACTTTATAAATAACGGGTGGGGCATTAAAGTCCTTGGGGCTTGTTACGCCAATTCTTTTACGGGTAATAATTTCCTTTACAACAGTTTTGATATATCGTATGACAGTAAGTTGAACGATAATGTGTTTGATGGTAATTACTGGAGTGATTATACTGGGTATGATTTAGATAAGAACGGTATTGGCGATGTGCCTTACCGCCCTGTAAAATTGTTTTCCTATATCGTAAACAAAACACCGGAGGCTATTGTTTTACTGCGAAGTCTTTTTATGGATATCATTGATTTTTCCGAAAAAGTATCTCCCGTATTTACACCAGACAATTTATTGGATATTAATCCCCTAATGACCAAAGTACAATGA
- a CDS encoding pyridoxamine 5'-phosphate oxidase family protein, whose protein sequence is MVKDLEISECMSLLSDNYVGHLAYIGGRSPFIVPVTYFFDAENKSIISYSAPGHKILSMRTYKHVSLQVEDIVSMFTWRSVLINGTFEELKGSTAKKCLHTFTKGVKETIFRTKGKRLEFIKDFSSKMEKEASPIVYRIHISDIIGKYRD, encoded by the coding sequence ATGGTAAAAGACTTGGAAATTTCGGAATGTATGTCGCTTTTAAGTGACAATTATGTGGGTCATTTAGCATATATAGGGGGCAGAAGCCCATTTATTGTGCCGGTAACATACTTCTTTGATGCAGAGAATAAAAGTATAATCAGTTATTCTGCTCCAGGTCATAAAATACTATCTATGAGAACATATAAGCATGTTTCCTTACAAGTAGAGGACATAGTTTCTATGTTTACATGGCGTTCCGTATTGATTAATGGCACTTTTGAAGAACTAAAGGGTAGTACAGCAAAAAAATGCCTGCATACTTTTACAAAAGGAGTTAAGGAAACCATTTTTAGAACGAAAGGGAAGAGGCTTGAATTTATAAAAGATTTTTCCAGTAAAATGGAAAAGGAAGCAAGTCCTATTGTTTATCGTATTCACATTTCTGATATCATAGGGAAGTATAGAGACTGA
- a CDS encoding nitrous oxide reductase accessory protein NosL, translating to MKNLTVLWVICLLVLSSCNSEPKPIEYGSEGCQFCSMTIVDKQHAAQYMTKKGRSYAFDATECMLNYLRDVEPETVAIYRVNNYTDPGVFVDATKATYLISENIPSPMGAFLTAFANEDEASRAQLSNSGTLYTWTELKDKFEKDNPF from the coding sequence ATGAAGAATCTAACGGTATTATGGGTAATATGTCTTTTGGTATTGTCTTCATGTAACAGTGAGCCAAAACCTATAGAATATGGTTCGGAAGGATGTCAATTTTGCAGTATGACCATTGTAGATAAGCAACATGCCGCACAATATATGACCAAAAAAGGTAGAAGTTATGCTTTTGATGCAACGGAATGTATGTTAAATTACCTACGCGATGTAGAACCGGAAACGGTTGCTATATACCGTGTAAATAATTATACCGATCCAGGGGTTTTTGTTGATGCAACCAAAGCAACCTATTTAATCAGCGAGAACATACCTAGTCCAATGGGAGCGTTTTTAACTGCTTTTGCAAATGAAGACGAAGCAAGTAGGGCACAGTTGAGCAATTCAGGAACATTATATACTTGGACCGAATTAAAGGATAAATTCGAAAAAGATAATCCTTTTTAA
- the nosZ gene encoding Sec-dependent nitrous-oxide reductase codes for MKKYSLYLVAILGSVLFLSGCGDQNGKASSNGALASNNAEKVYVAPGEHDEFYAFMSGGYSGNVAVYGLPSGRMFKEIPVFSQFPTNGYGYSEETKPMLETSFGFIPADDSHHPDISQTNGELDGRWLFINGNNTPRIARIDLKTFETAEIIEVPNSAGNHSSSYITENSEYVVAGTRFSVPIPQRDMPIKDYKGNFKGALSFISVEPETGSMDIKFQLIMPGFNYDLSHPGRGKSHGWFFFTTYNTEEANSLLEVNASQNDKDFIAAVNWKKIEEYVENGGGTMVPANYTHNVYSDETHSATSTMKKEVLTVDPTKVPGAIFFMPTPKSPHGVDVNPTGDYIVGNGKLSADLTVFSFDKMIAAIDGKKFDGEAYGLPILKFEDVLAGQVKSGGLGPLHTEFDGQGNAYTTFFISSEVVKWKVGTWEVIDRKPTFYSVGHCMIPGGNSRKPFGKYLVSMNKITKDRYLPTGPELEHSAQLYDISGDKMELIYDFPTHGEPHYAAAIPASILAPKSQKIYKLAENEHPFATKNVSDARIVHDGNEVHVYMAMIRSHFTPDNIEGIKVGDKVYFHITNHEQDFDVPHGFMMIGQKNSGLLIMPGQTKTSVWEPKQEGVWPFYCTDFCSALHQEMQGYVRVSPAKSNIDLSWSLGE; via the coding sequence ATGAAAAAGTATTCATTATACCTGGTAGCTATACTAGGGTCGGTCCTGTTTCTTTCAGGTTGCGGCGATCAAAACGGCAAAGCTTCATCAAATGGAGCGCTTGCTTCCAATAATGCGGAGAAAGTATATGTAGCCCCAGGCGAACACGATGAGTTTTACGCCTTTATGTCTGGTGGATATAGCGGTAATGTAGCCGTTTATGGTCTCCCTTCCGGACGTATGTTCAAAGAAATTCCTGTTTTTTCTCAATTTCCAACCAATGGATATGGGTATTCGGAAGAGACAAAACCTATGTTAGAAACTTCTTTCGGTTTTATACCTGCAGACGATTCTCACCACCCGGATATTTCTCAGACTAATGGAGAATTAGATGGTAGATGGTTATTTATAAATGGTAACAACACGCCGCGTATAGCAAGAATTGACCTAAAAACGTTTGAAACTGCGGAGATTATAGAAGTTCCTAATAGTGCAGGTAACCACAGTTCATCATACATCACAGAGAATTCAGAATATGTAGTGGCCGGAACACGTTTTTCAGTTCCTATTCCACAAAGAGATATGCCTATAAAAGATTATAAAGGAAACTTTAAAGGTGCCTTGTCTTTTATTAGTGTAGAACCTGAGACTGGCAGCATGGATATAAAATTCCAATTGATAATGCCAGGTTTTAACTATGATTTATCGCATCCAGGAAGAGGAAAATCCCACGGATGGTTTTTCTTTACTACGTATAACACAGAAGAAGCTAATTCGCTATTAGAGGTTAATGCTTCTCAAAATGATAAAGATTTTATTGCAGCTGTAAACTGGAAGAAAATTGAGGAGTATGTAGAAAATGGAGGAGGTACAATGGTACCTGCAAATTATACACATAATGTGTATAGCGATGAGACACATAGTGCTACTTCAACCATGAAAAAAGAAGTGCTTACTGTAGATCCTACAAAAGTACCTGGTGCTATATTCTTTATGCCAACACCAAAATCTCCACACGGGGTAGATGTAAATCCAACAGGAGATTATATTGTTGGAAACGGAAAGCTTTCTGCAGATCTTACGGTATTCTCGTTTGATAAAATGATTGCTGCAATTGACGGTAAAAAATTTGATGGTGAAGCTTATGGTCTTCCTATTTTAAAATTCGAAGACGTGTTGGCTGGTCAGGTAAAAAGTGGAGGATTAGGTCCATTACATACTGAGTTTGATGGTCAAGGTAATGCGTATACCACGTTCTTTATTTCTTCGGAAGTTGTGAAGTGGAAAGTAGGTACATGGGAGGTTATTGATAGAAAACCAACATTTTATTCTGTTGGCCACTGTATGATTCCTGGTGGAAACTCTAGAAAACCTTTTGGTAAATATTTGGTGTCTATGAACAAGATTACCAAAGATAGATACCTGCCAACTGGCCCTGAGTTAGAACACTCTGCACAGTTGTATGATATTTCTGGAGATAAAATGGAGCTTATTTATGATTTTCCAACACATGGTGAGCCACATTACGCAGCAGCTATTCCAGCGTCGATATTAGCGCCCAAATCGCAGAAAATTTATAAACTGGCAGAAAACGAACATCCATTTGCTACAAAGAATGTTTCAGATGCAAGAATTGTTCATGATGGTAATGAAGTACATGTCTATATGGCAATGATACGTAGTCACTTTACTCCAGATAATATAGAGGGTATTAAAGTTGGTGATAAAGTATATTTCCATATTACAAACCATGAACAAGATTTTGATGTACCACACGGCTTTATGATGATCGGACAAAAGAATTCTGGTTTACTAATAATGCCAGGGCAAACCAAAACATCGGTTTGGGAACCCAAGCAAGAAGGCGTATGGCCATTTTACTGTACGGATTTCTGTTCTGCTTTGCACCAAGAGATGCAAGGTTATGTAAGAGTTTCTCCTGCTAAGTCCAATATTGACCTTTCTTGGTCTTTGGGTGAGTAG
- a CDS encoding c-type cytochrome: MKIVIRSTVIFFSLLLMACGGKEEKKKEGFSVDREKTKTEKPAEAVAATSTVSPSERVYLENKGVGPIKSVTLSPDIDMALAKKGEETYSQMCMACHRIDKKFIGPAPTGVLKRRSPEWVMNMILNPEVMVKEDPLAKELMAEFNGAPMANQGLTEDQARSILEYFRTLE; this comes from the coding sequence ATGAAGATTGTAATAAGAAGTACCGTGATATTTTTTTCACTCTTACTTATGGCCTGTGGGGGTAAAGAAGAAAAAAAGAAAGAAGGATTTAGCGTAGACCGTGAAAAAACTAAAACAGAGAAACCAGCAGAAGCTGTTGCGGCTACTAGTACGGTTTCACCATCTGAACGTGTTTATCTAGAAAACAAAGGAGTAGGTCCTATAAAATCGGTGACTTTGTCCCCAGATATTGACATGGCATTGGCTAAAAAAGGTGAAGAAACTTACAGCCAAATGTGTATGGCTTGTCATAGAATAGATAAAAAATTCATTGGTCCGGCTCCAACAGGTGTTTTAAAAAGACGTAGCCCAGAATGGGTAATGAACATGATTCTTAATCCTGAAGTTATGGTTAAAGAAGATCCTTTGGCAAAAGAGCTTATGGCAGAATTTAATGGTGCGCCAATGGCCAACCAAGGGTTGACCGAAGATCAAGCTCGTAGCATACTCGAATATTTTAGAACATTAGAATAG